In Aggregicoccus sp. 17bor-14, the following are encoded in one genomic region:
- a CDS encoding choice-of-anchor D domain-containing protein, translated as MRMGLGRGCLFGLVMLVGALSACHEPDDIRSVEPTAAVDESELDFGEVPVGEWRELDIHVRNVGFVAFRAEEVLQLSGNPSFVAELMDGASKVEPGKSKVVKVRFHPLKEGELAEKVQVTTSAVSGRQLPVRLKGLGTPTRIKFDPEVVDYETLEVDSDRTLTVTVTNPVDLPVTLKVAGDQADPFDADTVTVPPNGSVQVQTRFFPRDTGSMAARLEARSCDDCTPTSARLQGKSVASAFEFVPAPVPFEQIPVHEVTQSHTRARNITWRPVSLTKLATSDRAFTPLTAVGGQAVPPGGEVEVQMEFAARYSGPSTGTLTVNYASDKPRQAEVLLDATGGRPTLAVAPVSLDFGELPAGGKVGKLLRITNAGSNGNLVFKGVRATGGIAHFSVDPPARGKTSYPWAGGTWPDLQTGGIEIAPGTDALDLRVYFEPTAAGSFEATLILVSDDPFNPERTITLTGRATATGPCTYSLLPQPRIDFGNLPPGRGAVLGFYFHNTGPETCAIKDIHISNDAGGVFTMPGGRLAGIVAPYDTGFSAMIAFKSQVAGTFEGELELTVNNPTQPRVVLPLRAVAQASCIIATPAFVDFGPVRYDCQPQPRRTLITNACPYPVTVDDGTIGAGTSDQFSLLTPPAGLRTLQPGEGYELEFAYARNKLGQHFSPFYLPVEAEPVPRMVPLLAETNHEGIQMDRFTQGTDSQLDVLFVVSNTTTMDSAQAKLKAAVPGWLERARAANVDVRVGVTTTGLVQRGTTCPGGANGGEAGRLFPVDNSRARILSSTNANAATVLQQNLDVGLCHNLVQGLETMRQALSSPLIDSADDVRTPQPNDGNANFLRAAARAAVVVLADEDDHSGFSTESYVQFIQSLKGTGSSHRSAVYALIPTDGRCTTAGGSAPRFSDVAKRTNGAVESICVGDYGSFLDGIVKRAGGPQADFPLTQVPQSTDEMTVRVAGQLVDRTKWTYDAAKNSVVFAASAIPTSGQVVDIRYRSVCPAPPPNP; from the coding sequence ATGAGGATGGGGCTGGGCAGGGGGTGTCTCTTCGGACTGGTGATGCTGGTGGGCGCGCTGAGCGCCTGCCACGAGCCCGACGACATCCGCTCGGTGGAGCCGACGGCGGCGGTGGACGAGTCGGAGCTGGACTTCGGCGAGGTCCCCGTGGGCGAGTGGCGCGAGCTGGACATCCACGTGCGCAACGTGGGCTTCGTCGCCTTCCGCGCGGAGGAGGTGCTGCAGCTCTCGGGCAACCCCTCCTTCGTCGCCGAGCTGATGGACGGCGCGAGCAAGGTGGAGCCCGGCAAGTCCAAGGTGGTGAAGGTGCGCTTCCACCCGCTCAAGGAGGGGGAGCTCGCCGAGAAGGTGCAGGTCACCACCAGCGCCGTGAGCGGCCGGCAGCTGCCGGTGCGCCTCAAGGGCCTGGGCACCCCCACCCGCATCAAGTTCGACCCCGAGGTGGTGGACTACGAGACGCTCGAGGTGGACAGCGACCGCACCCTCACCGTCACCGTGACCAACCCGGTGGACCTGCCCGTCACCCTCAAGGTGGCCGGCGACCAGGCGGACCCCTTCGACGCGGACACCGTCACCGTGCCGCCCAATGGCAGCGTGCAGGTGCAGACCCGCTTCTTCCCGCGCGACACCGGCAGCATGGCGGCGCGGCTCGAGGCGCGCAGCTGTGACGACTGCACCCCCACCTCCGCGCGCCTGCAGGGCAAGAGCGTGGCGAGCGCCTTCGAGTTCGTGCCCGCGCCCGTGCCCTTCGAGCAGATTCCGGTGCACGAGGTGACCCAGTCGCACACCCGCGCGCGCAACATCACCTGGCGCCCGGTGAGCCTCACCAAGCTCGCCACCAGCGACCGCGCCTTCACCCCGCTCACCGCGGTGGGTGGCCAGGCCGTGCCCCCGGGCGGCGAGGTGGAGGTGCAGATGGAGTTCGCCGCCCGCTACTCGGGTCCCTCCACCGGCACCCTCACCGTGAACTACGCCTCGGACAAGCCGCGCCAGGCGGAGGTGCTGCTGGACGCCACGGGCGGCCGGCCCACGCTCGCGGTGGCGCCGGTGAGCCTGGACTTCGGCGAGCTGCCCGCGGGCGGCAAGGTGGGCAAGCTGCTGCGCATCACCAACGCCGGCAGCAACGGCAACCTCGTGTTCAAGGGCGTGCGCGCCACGGGCGGCATCGCGCACTTCAGCGTGGACCCGCCGGCGCGCGGGAAGACGAGCTACCCGTGGGCGGGCGGCACCTGGCCGGACCTCCAGACCGGCGGCATCGAGATCGCCCCGGGCACGGACGCGCTGGACCTGCGCGTGTACTTCGAGCCCACGGCCGCGGGCTCCTTCGAGGCCACGCTCATCCTCGTCTCGGACGACCCCTTCAACCCCGAGCGCACCATCACGCTCACCGGCCGCGCGACCGCCACGGGTCCCTGCACCTACTCGCTGCTGCCGCAGCCGCGCATCGACTTCGGCAACCTGCCGCCCGGCCGCGGCGCGGTGCTGGGCTTCTACTTCCACAACACCGGCCCCGAGACCTGCGCCATCAAGGACATCCACATCTCCAACGACGCGGGCGGCGTCTTCACCATGCCGGGCGGGCGGCTCGCGGGCATCGTGGCCCCGTACGACACGGGCTTCAGCGCGATGATCGCCTTCAAGTCCCAGGTGGCCGGCACCTTCGAGGGTGAGCTGGAGCTCACGGTGAACAACCCCACCCAGCCGCGTGTCGTATTGCCGCTGCGCGCGGTGGCGCAGGCGAGCTGCATCATCGCGACCCCGGCCTTCGTCGACTTCGGGCCCGTGCGCTACGACTGCCAGCCGCAGCCGCGCCGCACCCTCATCACCAACGCCTGCCCCTACCCCGTCACGGTGGACGACGGCACCATCGGCGCGGGCACCAGCGACCAGTTCAGCCTGCTCACCCCTCCGGCCGGCCTGCGCACCCTGCAGCCGGGTGAGGGCTACGAGCTCGAGTTCGCCTACGCGCGCAACAAGCTGGGCCAGCACTTCAGCCCCTTCTACCTGCCGGTGGAGGCGGAGCCGGTGCCGCGCATGGTGCCCCTGCTCGCCGAGACGAACCACGAGGGCATCCAGATGGACCGCTTCACCCAGGGCACCGACAGCCAGCTCGACGTGCTCTTCGTGGTGAGCAACACGACGACCATGGACAGCGCCCAGGCGAAGCTGAAGGCCGCGGTGCCCGGGTGGCTCGAGCGCGCGCGGGCAGCGAACGTGGACGTGCGCGTGGGCGTCACCACCACCGGCCTCGTGCAGCGCGGCACCACCTGCCCGGGCGGCGCGAACGGCGGCGAGGCGGGCCGGCTCTTCCCCGTGGACAACAGCCGCGCGCGCATCCTCTCCAGCACCAACGCGAACGCGGCCACGGTGCTGCAGCAGAACCTGGACGTGGGCCTCTGCCACAACCTGGTGCAGGGCCTCGAGACGATGCGCCAGGCGCTCAGCAGCCCGCTCATCGACAGCGCGGACGACGTGCGCACCCCGCAGCCCAACGACGGCAACGCGAACTTCCTGCGCGCCGCGGCCCGCGCCGCCGTGGTGGTGCTCGCGGACGAGGACGACCACTCGGGCTTCAGCACCGAGAGCTACGTGCAGTTCATCCAGAGCCTCAAGGGCACGGGCTCGAGCCACCGCAGCGCGGTGTACGCGCTCATTCCCACGGACGGCCGCTGCACCACGGCGGGCGGCAGCGCGCCGCGCTTCAGCGACGTGGCCAAGCGCACCAACGGCGCGGTGGAGAGCATCTGCGTGGGCGACTACGGCAGCTTCCTGGACGGCATCGTGAAGCGCGCGGGCGGCCCGCAGGCGGACTTCCCGCTCACCCAGGTGCCGCAGAGCACCGACGAGATGACAGTGCGCGTGGCCGGGCAGCTCGTGGACCGCACCAAGTGGACCTACGACGCCGCGAAGAACTCGGTGGTGTTCGCTGCGAGCGCGATTCCCACCAGCGGCCAGGTGGTGGACATCCGGTACCGCAGCGTCTGCCCGGCGCCGCCGCCCAATCCGTAG
- a CDS encoding alpha/beta hydrolase — translation MLTRRVDAEGLRLHVRERPGTGPAVLLLHGWLDHGHGFDPLIEALPPRWHLVLLDFRGMGESAHLPAGAHYHFSDYLHDVEAALSGVGLAQVHLVGHSLGGLVAAMYAAARPERVNRLVLLESLGPSLGRPGSTVGRLRSFLEDLARAPHQKPYPSVEAAAERLRQSNPTLSPEAALLLARHGTAPLPGGGVGFRFDPRHRRHFGQGLNAEDAEGGDAQWLAVLRAVQAPALVIRATHGLVPDPAQDAVARARLAALRVEAPRVIPGGHHVHLDAPAEVARALEAFLIPSGPPEP, via the coding sequence GTGCTGACGCGCCGCGTGGATGCCGAGGGGCTGCGGCTTCACGTGCGCGAGCGCCCGGGCACGGGGCCGGCCGTGCTGCTGCTGCACGGCTGGCTCGACCACGGGCACGGCTTCGATCCCCTGATCGAGGCGCTCCCCCCCCGCTGGCACCTGGTGCTGCTGGACTTCCGAGGCATGGGCGAGAGCGCCCACCTGCCCGCCGGCGCGCACTACCACTTCAGCGACTACCTGCACGACGTGGAGGCCGCGCTCTCGGGCGTGGGGCTCGCGCAGGTCCACCTCGTGGGCCACTCCCTCGGCGGGCTGGTGGCGGCGATGTACGCCGCAGCCCGGCCCGAGCGCGTGAACCGGCTCGTGCTGCTCGAGAGCCTGGGCCCCTCGCTCGGCCGCCCCGGCAGCACGGTGGGGCGGCTGCGCAGCTTCCTCGAGGACCTCGCGCGCGCGCCGCACCAGAAGCCCTACCCCTCCGTGGAGGCGGCCGCCGAGCGCCTGCGCCAGAGCAACCCCACGCTGTCGCCGGAGGCCGCGCTGCTGCTCGCGCGCCACGGCACCGCGCCGCTGCCCGGGGGCGGCGTGGGCTTCCGCTTCGATCCGCGCCACCGCCGCCACTTCGGCCAGGGGCTCAACGCCGAGGACGCAGAGGGCGGCGACGCGCAGTGGCTCGCGGTGCTGCGCGCGGTGCAGGCCCCGGCGCTCGTCATCCGCGCGACCCACGGCCTGGTGCCGGACCCCGCGCAGGATGCGGTGGCCCGCGCGCGCCTCGCCGCGCTGCGCGTGGAGGCCCCGCGGGTGATCCCAGGTGGGCACCACGTCCACCTGGACGCACCTGCCGAGGTGGCCCGCGCGCTCGAGGCCTTCCTGATCCCTTCAGGCCCTCCAGAGCCCTGA